The sequence below is a genomic window from Ovis canadensis isolate MfBH-ARS-UI-01 breed Bighorn chromosome 8, ARS-UI_OviCan_v2, whole genome shotgun sequence.
CAGCGTGGCCTTGTCTTGCTGGGCTTTCTGACTGGCTTGGCTTCGTGCTTCTTCAATTTTCCTTTCATACCACTTTTCCATCTGCGTGGAAACAGCCTCAAAGAAATACTGGGTGAGCTCCAGCGCTTGGGAGGTGTCTCGAACGTGAGGGGCGGTCTGCTCGCCGCCTGCTGCTGGAGGCGGCGGCTGCCCGCCGGCAGTGCTGACTGCTGGCTGCTGGCCTCGGTGCCTCGTCTGCCCACTTTTCCCAGACTTTTTGGTCTGGGTGCCTCTGTCAACACAAGGCCCAGCCTGTGGATCGCATCTGGCTGCCTCTTTCAAGGGGAGCGAGGCTGTCTGGACCTTGACATTCCTCAGTCGGGAGCCCATACAGTCCGAGGAAGACAGCTCCTGCTGCTGGAGTCTGTGGGTGGCGGTGGAGCTGAGGGCCTTTTCCTTGGGCCTGACCACCTGGGGGGAACTGTCCGAGGCTGCTACTGGGCCTGCAGTCACCACTGACTGATCCACACCTGgttttggaagaaaaacaaaagtcagaGTGAATCTGTGTTCATACAGTCACTTGGGCTGGCATTGAGAGTCTTGGGAATCCTGTAAGCCACCAACCTCTCCGTCACCACCTGCCTGTGCAGCTTCTCCCATCCTTTCCTTCCGCTTCTCCCTGGGTTATGATGCTGGCTTGTCAGGGCTTTCACGGGTACTGTGTTAGACCCACTCATGGCATCTAAGCCAAAATGTTGCTGGCCTTTCCTTCAGCCTGTCTCAATCTACACgacttcccaagtggctgagtggtaaagaatctgcctgccgatgtaggagacaccagttcgatcttgggtcaggaagatcccctgaagaaggaaaaggcaacccactccagtattctcgtctgggaaatcctgtggacagaggagcctggtgggctacagtccacggggtcacagagtcggacacaactgagtgactaaacaacaacaactgtctACATGAAAGGGCTCTGGGTACCACTTCCTGATAGTTCAGGACGATACATCTCACTGTATGTCCTAAAGCAGAGCTGGGCACCTGATGAGAGTAAGCACCCCCATGCTCTTAATTTCTGGGCCTTTTCCACACCAGAGCCCCAGTTACAACTTCCTTGACCCAATTTGGAGAGGTGGTCCTAATCCCCCTACCCAGAGCTCTATGACAAGTTCTGTAACTAGTCCCAGCATGAAAAACTTGCCCAGGGTTTTCCCCACCATTAAGGCacaaaaatacagaaatggtCCATGGTAATATGAAATACACAACACATCAAAATCCCCCATGAAGGTCTAATTACTAAGGCTGTGCATGTCCTCAAATGATCATCACTGAGTATAACCCCTGAGCTAACAACGGTGCTCTGCTAAAAGCATCTCTTATCTAGCACCTGGGGCAGCTTTGATACATGATCTGTGGTTTAACGAGGCTGTACAGGAGAtgtaaagagatgtgggttcaacatgggtcgggaggatccctggaggaaggcacggcaacccactccagtattcttgcctggagaatgccctggacagagaagcctggcaggctacagttcacagggtcaaagagttgaacacgaccaaagcgacttagcacccacacaGAGCTGGCCAAAGGTGGAAGGCTGATCAAggatgagaaagggaaagagacgcAAGGGCAAGTGCCTGCCAAACAGACAGGTCCCCTCCTCACCCTAATCTTTGGGTGTCCACTCTCACACCATCAGTATTGCACTGCCATCACTGATCAGCGATTGTTTTAatccttcattcaacaaatttttgAACACTTAAATAAGAGTACTTTATTATTAAATAGCCACAGCATGGTACTGGCCCCTACAGAGTTCATGCTACAATCTGGTGTTTCAATCAGCCCTATCATACAGGCTGTCTTCAGATGTAAGAAGAGAACTCAACCTGGGGGTTTCGTCATCTTTGGACGGAGGGGCTCTCTCTGCATGCTGGTTACCTGTGGAGGACTCGCAAGTGGACGGTGTGGATTTAGTCCTGGAGGCCCTAGAATCTCCAGAAAGCTTCAGCTCCAGATTCTGAATCTTTAACATGCACCAGGTTTTTAATTCATCCACCAAGGACATCTAAAAAAATCCCACAAGTTAGTCCACAAATCATCAGGAGACTTTGATACACAGCTTATGAACTAAAGCCTCAAGAATGGACTTTTCAATTATGATATGCTATTATCTGGAGAAGTCCCAAAGTTGTGGGCTACCTGCCTCCCACAGGCCACACAGCCTTCTCTGTAGGCCCCCCAAAGCCTGGGATTCTCCTAGCACCCAAGCCGATAGCTAAGTATTATCTTCATTAAGTGATTTAGAGGCATCATAAAAGCAAACACCCaagtggtgtagtggtaaagaatatgcctgccaacgaaggaaacacaagagactcagcctccatccctgggttgggaaggtcccctggaggaggaaaaggcaacccgctccaggattcttgcctggaaaatcccatggacagaggagtttggtgggctagtccatggggttgcagagtcagacatgaccgaggacacagcacacacagacacctaAAGCATGTCTGGCTGCTTAGGGgcacacactctcacactcacAGGAACTCACTTCGTGTCTGCCGTCCTGGGTGGTCCACACATTCTGAGGGCAGGAACCAAGTTTTGTGCAACAACAGAGTCATACCCCAGCAGAAGCGCAGTACACAGCACTGACCCTGGGCGGAGCCCGCCTTTTCCCCAGCACCTTCTATAAACTGCCCAGCCTCCGCCTCCTACCAGCATATTCAGCCACAGACAGGACTCGAACTCCAGGCTCTTTCCTACCTTCAGGTTATAAAAATGACACGCTCTGTCATGTAAACACTTTTAGAGGATCTGGGGATTTTTGGTGATAGGGCTGAGTCCCTTGCCTCGGGGAGAAGTGTGGACAGGACAGACAGATGCTGGTTTTCACCTGCCGTTTCTCTCCCTCGTGCTTCTCCGAGTCTGAGTGCTGCTGCAGGCGGTTCAGGCACTCCGTTCTCTCTGCTGAGAGCCGCTCCACCATCAGCTTGTCCAGAACCCGCATCTAAGATTCAACAGGCAAAGGGGACATTGTGACTGAGATGATCTAAGGATGGGCCCTGAGGTCTTCACTCCTGAGACGAGTAAGGGGCCAGACAGAAGGCAAGCACATCCCACTCCTCACCCTGTTCTTTTCGTGTGGCCCTCATGGAACTCTCTAAGTTTTCAGAATTCCTGAGTATGTTTCTGTGTAAGCcaatgctgttttctttttctcatttaaaatccTGAGTGGGTCCAGAGACTATAAATACACAGCAAATATACAATTTGAGCCAATATATTCCTTGTCGGTGAAAGAAAATTTGTGTGGGcctttgaaaattatttccaagATTATTACAAGGAAAAACTGTTTCAAGGAGTATGGAGCTACCCCAATTCctctttctaaaaaaattttttttaatttatttatttttaattgaaggataattgctttacaatattgtgttggtttctaccaaacatcagcaTGGATCAGCCAAAGGTTTATCCAtgtcccctcccgcctcccttcccatcccactccCCTAGGTCCAACTcgccttttaaaaatgtttttttttgagattagttgtttgtcagttgcttcatttgctattattttctcccattcagatggctgtcttttcaccttgcttatattttcctttgttgtgcagaagcttttaattttaattagatcccatttgtttatttttgcttttatttccagaattctgggaggtggatcatagaggatcctgctgtgatttatgtctgagagtgttttgcctatgttctcctctaggagttttatagtttctgatcttacatttagatctttaatccattttgagtttatttttgtgtgcggtgttagaaagtgatctagtttcattcttttacaagtggttgaccagttttcccagcaccacttgttaaagagattgtctttactccattgtatattcttgcctcctttgtcaaagataaggtgtctatatgtgtgtggatttatctctgggctttctattttgttccattgatctatatgtctgtctttgtgccagtaccatactgtcttgatgactgtggctttgtagtagagcctgaagtcaggcaagttgattcctccagctccattcttcttcctcaagattgctttggctattcgaggttttttgtatttccatacaaagcttgaaattatttgttctagttctgtgaaaaatgtggctggtagcttgatagggcaacttctgcagctcaactccagaaaaataaacgacccaatcaaaaaatgggccaaagaactaaatagacatttctccaaagaagacatacggatggctaacaaacacatgaaaagatgctcaacatcactcattattagagaaatgcaaatcaaaaccacaatgaggtaccacttcacaccagtcagaatggctgcgatccaaaaatctgcaagcaataaatgctggagagggtgtggagaaaagggaaccctcctacactgttggtgggaatgcaaactagtacagccactatggagaacagtgtggagattccttaaaaaattgcaaatagaactaccttatgacccagcaatcccacttctgggcatacacaccgaggaaaccagaattgaaagagacacatgtaccccaatgttcatcgcagcactgtttataatagccaggacatggaaacaacctagatgtccatcagcagatgaatggataagaaagctgtggtacatatacacaatggagtattactcagccgttaaaaagaattcatttgaatcagttctgatgagatggatgaaactggagccgattatacagagtgaagtaagccagaaagaaaaacaccaatacagtatactaacacatatatatggaatttaggaagatggcaatgatgaccctgtatgcaagacagggaaagagacacagatgtgtataatggacttttggactcagagggagagggagagggtgggatgatttgggagaatgacattctaacatgtatactatcatgtgaattgaatcgccagtctatgtctgacgcaggatgcagcatgcttggggctggtgcatggggatgacccagaaagatgttctggggagggaggtgggaggggggttcatgtttgggaatgcatgtaagaattaaagattttaaaatttaaaaaataaaaaactaaaaattaaaaaaaaaaataaataaataaaaataaaaatgtttttttaaccCCCCTTCccctttttaaatgttaatggcTGCCCGAGAAGAAATGAAAGCAGCTGGATAGTCAGAGCTTTCCTCCAGCATTCCCAGTGAACAGATCCTTCACTGAAAGTAGTCACAGCACCTGTGAAGAAGGGAGTGGACGGAGTTCAAAGGGATCACTTCAGGgagtgatagcttatggtgaacaatgTCAGATTCGTGatttctgaagaagatttagctccaggaccagggaccaggcttgatcactcaagagctttcgtgtagcagagttttattaaagtatgaaaagaggcagagaaagcttctgacgtaGACATCAGAAAGAGAACAGAGAGTGGCCCCCtcctagtgttagcaagggagttatttacaataaatcaaaagaatatctCAAGTTTGTGGAAATTTTACCAGAcacactcccacaatttacattttaggataacaggattagaatttaacaatagaaaagatcttaccagacccattcccataatatacattctaaaatatcaggattagtcagaaggttttcagaaaggagaaaactGTCCACAAGCAGGATACATGGTTGTTATATACTCCctggtacagagtttaaactgagttgtgtaatcatcagttccaggcttaaagAGAAACaacgttttatgtgactaagactaaggaatgtagaggggaaaaaagatgtttgtcttttcctcctctttgagaattccagacccctatctcctcctcgaGAACCCCaggcccctttctccttctcagggaccccagacttcttatcaacctgcctaggaattgactctctcaggaGGAGCAAGTGACTGTCACCTTGCAATCATGTGCCCTTCTCTGCTCCTCCAATCCCTAAGCAGGACCCCGCCCGTGGGGCTCTAACAACCAGCAAGACAAACTCCCACTGCACGACAAGGTCCACAGAAGAGACAGGAACCACTGTGAGTGGGAGCCAGACACGGAGGGCTTGGCAGCAAGCGCCTCTCCTGTTGGGGACATACTGACGTCCCACGCTCAGATGTTTGTAAATAaaagagcagcagcagctctggagATGCGGTGAGCTCCTTCTGCTTGGGCTCCTCATCCCTCACAGCCTCCTGGGACCCGCTCTCCTCCTGTTTCCTAGGACCAGCCTGctatcccacctcccaccccctgcctAGACTGGACAGTACCCAGGCTGACACACAGCTGTCTTCCTGGGGCATAGTTGATGGTCCAGGCACGTGCTCCTGACTCATGCTGCACTAGAGTCAGTCCCCTGAGACCCAGAATTAGGACTAAGGTTCTACACCCCAGTCTGTCACCTTCTTTGCACCAAACAGGTCCATGAGACATCTCAACATTCACCTAACACATTCCCTTCTGTGCTTGGGCTAGCTAAAGTGaggttttatttacaaaacagtttAATCTATTATGGCCCAGATATTCTGAAAATGGGCTTTTTATGAAATGCAAATAACCCACAAACCTTAAAAATACTATTGCACCAACAGACAGGGACATACAAATTACAGTCAAATGTCCTTAATTtggcaaaaacttaaaaaaaaaattcaatgataGCAAAGATTTGAAACAGAAACTCAGATCCTGCTTGTaggatataaattggtacaaccttTCAATTAAGTAGCTTGCCAACACTTATCAAGAGCCTTAAACATATTCATAACTTTGGATCCCATTATCCTAATTCTAAGCATATAACCTCAGAAGCAATCAAGTTTCtgtacataaatgttcacagCATTTATTTAGTAGAGTGAAAAATTATAAGCAACTTTAGTGTCTAACAAAAGgtatggttaaataaattaagtGGTATTGATATGCTGGAATATTATGAAGCCAAGGATGTGGGAAAGTGCTcaagaaacaaaattaagcgaaacggcttccctcgtggctcagtgcaatggccaatgcaagagacacaggtttgatccctggtccaggaggattgcaaaagctgtggagcaactaggccTGCAAGCTGTAACTATTGAGCCAacgccctagagtccatgctccacaacaagagacggcatgacaatgagaagcccgagcgctgagctagagagaagcccctgctcgctgcaactggagaaaaccccGAGCGGCCACGAAGGccaagcacagtcaaaaatacataaaattatgttgaaaaaattaaaattaagtgaaaaaagcaggacgtaaaattttatttccttgcattgaaaTTGAACATCACTATTAAAAAGCACACTATAACTTTACAGGTCTACCACCATTAAAAAGCACACTCTAGCTCTTTTTACCAACTTAAAAAGTAAACTGCAAAAAAAGCACAGTACAGTTCCATTTTTTGTTTAAAAGTGAAATTAGTAAGGTTatatctataaaagaaaaaaacctacacAAAAATACATAGCAATGGGAGGATTTCTGGGCAGGGTCACTACGATAATAGTTCTGCATGTGAGGTGTTTTCCCCAATGAACATGTGTTATTTTGTAagcttttaaaagcttttttatatttaaaaacctaTATCCATCACATATCTATTAATTACAAAGGGAAAACATACCTTTACAGTGGAGAGAGACAGTGGTCACCAGCTTAGCCAAGCAATCAAACTTAGCGTCAGTAATAATGAGGCATCCTGACATGTCTCTTCTGATGTGATGTAATTTGAAGCTTACACAATTAACTATGaaatattcttgccaaaaatatTTAACCTGAACCTAAATAAGCATCTAGActaatggttctcaaacttgttTTTACCAGTATCACCTGGAGATTGTTAAAATACAGGTCGCTAAGACTCTGCCCCTGGAGTTTTATTTACAGTTAAATTCAGGAGATTTGGGAGGAGGCCCAAGAATTTGCATATTTTCCCCATCAAGTCCCCAGATGATGCTGACGCTGCTAGTCTGGGGACAACACTTTGAGGATTACTGCTCTAGAcctaactttcacttcacagacaTACAGGGATAGAGGAACACAATTAAAAATAACCATGAAGAAACTGTCAGACAAATCCAGACTATAAAACATTCTATTAAACAAATGGCGTGGACTCTGTTAAAAAGTTATTATGGGAAAAAACAAGAGCCACAAGAAGAAACCAGGGGCTGTTTTAGATGAAAAGAGACGACAGAGACCTAACATACAGTATACAAGCCAAAGTATTCACCGGATCCTAGGttgggattaaaaacaaaaaccagccaTAAAACACACATATTTTAGGAGAACTGAGAAAATCTGAATGCGGACTGCATATTACACAATTAGTGCTACTtttctcagatgtgcagatggtaTTGTGTAAGGAAGGACGAGATCCTCATTCTTAGTCCATGTCTCCTGGAGTACTTGAAGGTAATGGGTCAGCAAACGGTTAAGCAGAAGAACCAAAAGTGTGTGCGAGAGACACAATGCAAACGTGGCGACACAGGAACCCCTGGCTGAACCTAGGTGGAGGGTGCACAAACATTCAATAAGCCATCATTCCAACTCTTCTGTATGTACGACCACTTTcaaaataaagttggaaaaataaGAAACGATAAACATGATTATATTACCTTGGTGTACAATGGGAAAGGGGAGTCAAAGCACACAGACGTAAAAGGACTGGAGGAAATAAACCCAAATATTAATAGTGCTTTTTCATCATCGTAGGTTCACAggtgatttattttcctttcctagttttcatgttttaaaaatgctcCATAAtggtatatattattttataacagAAAGCAATTTAAACAtgctcttaaaaatttttaagtcaatGGCTTTCAAGAAATCACATAAAGTGATCacaataggcagaagacctaaatagacatttctgcaaagaagacacacaggtgGCCAGGAGGCACATGATGGTCAACACGAgtaaaaattagagaaatgcaaatcaaaactacaatgaggtatcacttcacatcagtcagaatggccaacatcaaaagtctacaaacaataaaccctggagagggtgtggagaaaagggagtcctcctacactgctgatgggaatgtgaaCTGAAgtatccactatggagaacagcatagaggttccttacaaaactaaaactagacctatcatcagttcagtcacccagtcatgtctgactctttgcaaccccctggatagcagcacgccaggcttccctgtccattgccaactcatggagcttactcaaactcatgtctattgagtcagtgatgccatccaaccatctcatcctccatcatccccttttcctcctgccttcaatctttcccagcatcagggtctttcctaatgagtcagttctttgcatcagatggccaaagtattggagtttcagtttcagcatcagccctttcagtgaatattcaggactgatttcctttaggatggactggttggatctccttgctgtccaagggactctcaagagtcttctccaacaccacagttcaaaagcatcaattctttggtgcccagctttctttatagtccaactttcacattcatacataactaatagaaaaaccatagctttgactagacagacctttgttggcaaagtgcttcttaatatgctaagttggtcataacttttctcccaaggaacaagcgtcttttaatttcatggctaaagtcaccatcggcagtgatttggagcccccaaaaataaagtctgtcactgtttccactgtttctctatctatttcccatgaagtaatgggaccagatgccatgatcttagttttctgtatgttgagttttaagccaactttttcactcccctctttcactttcattaagaggctttttagttcttcttcactttctgctataagggtggtgtcatctgcatatctgaggttattgaaatttctcccatatgacccagcaatcccactcctgggcatatacctggagaaaaccataattccaaaagatatgaGCACCCCAGAACACCCAGCTATGTTCACTGcatcactgtttacaacagccaggacattaaagcaacctgaatgtccatcagcagaggaatggataaagaagatgtggtgcacataaacaatgaaatactactcaaccatgaagaagaatgaaattgtgccatttgcagagatgtggatggacgtAGAGACGGTCATGCAAaatgagtcagaaaaagaaaaatattctctattttactgcatatatatggaatctagaaaaacagtacagatgaacctatttgcagggcacaaatagagacacagagaacaaacatatggataccaagggaggaagaggaggtgggatgaattgagatgggcatttacatatatatacactactatgtatggagaaggaaatggcaacccatggagagtcccgtggacagaggagcctagtgtgctacaatccatggggtcacaagaattggacacaactgagcaactaagcctgcctaCCTACACTGCtacgtataaaacagataactaatgagtgtagcacagggaactctactctgtggtgacctaaacgggagggaaatccaaaacagaggggatacatgtaaatgtatggctgagtcactttgctctacagcaaaaaccaacacaatattgtaaagcaactatactccaataagattttttttaaaaaaagaaagaaatcacaatgGCTTTAAAGAAATTACAGGCCTCTTCTCTGACAGCCTGCCCAGCATGCTCAGGGTAGAGTTCGCAGGACAGAAAGGCGTGCTGAGGTCTCGGATTTCATTTCTGTCAGAACACTGCATCATGAGGAGAATGGCGACCACTTACTTGGTGCTGGGTCTTATTCTCCATGTGCCCCAGCTTCACGTTCATCTTATCCTGAACCGACACCAGCTCTGCTTTGATCTCCTCCACAGTTGCTTCCAGCTGATTCTCCAGCTTACTGATCAGGGGTTCACACCGACAGCCATTTATTGGTGCCTAAGAGGAAAGCCAGAAAGGAATCAGTTCAACTCATTTATTCCTTGGTACCCATCCTGTGTTGGCCAGTACACCTGGGGGACACATGTGATGGAGGAGACTCACCCTGTGGTAGCTCTGGACTATCTAACAAGCCAAGCCTATAGGGCTGGTAAATGCTAAGAAGATTCAGAGAGGATAACATTCAGTCTCAGTCCTCAGttggctttttgtgtgtgtgtgcactccatgcagcttgcaagatcttagttcccagataagggatcaaacccaggcccctggcagtgaaagcaacaAGTCCTACCCACCAGACTGCCAAGGAACTCCTTCAAGCTGCTTTTATCCTTTCTCTGGTCTCAAGATTATCTGGTCACCTAaggatggtgctggagaaaactcttgagagtcccttggattgtaaggagatctaaccagtcaatcctaaaggaaatgaacactgaatactcattggaaggaccaacactgaagctgaacctccaatactttggccacctgatgcaaagaactgactcattagaaaagatcctgatgctgggaaagattgaaggcaacggAGAAGAgtgtaacagaggatgagatggttggatggcatcaccgattcaatggacatgaacttgggcaagctcccAGAGTCAgtcagggacagggaggcctggtgtgctgcagtcatcaggtcacagagtcagacatgacttagcaactgaacaaggtgAGTGCAGAAAGCCTTGTAACATCCCTTGGCTCACCAGGCCTAAGCAGCAGGAGGGTACTGTACTATTTAGGTGGGGAGGGCCAGCTGGCTTATTATCAAAGCTCCTGCCTTCTGCAGTCACTGCCTACAGTGGATATTAGCCTCCAGCAACAGGGTTACACAGACTCTTTGCTTACAGCCCTTGGTCCTGTCCTGACAGGGCCCAGCAGGTACCTGCATCACTTTGCCGTCCTTGCCCCGGTACAGCGTGTAGAGCTGGTATGCTCTGAACTCAtgcggagggggcgggggcgaGCAGCGATGCCTGGGCCTCTTTTTCGGGTGATTGTGAGCGTGCACGTTCTTCTGCTGTCCGGGCTGCTGGTCTGCTGGAGGGGTGGGGTCAGAAAACGCTGACACCTGTGGGAGAGGAGGAGACCGCCGCCATGAGCACGTGACATCTGCGAGCCTGACACCCAGCTGGTAGCTCCCACCCGGCCCACCACGCTCTCTGGCAGCGTTCTACTCTAGGGACCACGTGCCGAGAGAACTGTCACACGCTAACCTTGTGTCTGTAGCTGGCCAGGGCCAATTTCTGTGCTCTAGCTCCAAAGCAGCAAGCAAGCCAAGTGAAGTGGCTTTTTAACTGCTGGGCATGATGCTATCCCAGGGGCCCTCCGCCAGCCCACCTCCCAGCCCTCTCGGTGACTCTCACGTGCCTCCTGACCTTGGGTCTTGACTTTCTCTGTCTGCTGTCCTTTGCTCTGGGCTCCGGGGAGGCAGACAGGACATCTTCTCTGGTCTCTTCTTTCCTGGGTGCAGCCTGTTCACTGCTATGGGTGTCTCCTGCCGAGACACTTCCCTACAGAGGGGGGAGAAAAGACCCAGACACCTCCTCTACTGGACCCCTC
It includes:
- the ANKRD6 gene encoding ankyrin repeat domain-containing protein 6 isoform X6; amino-acid sequence: MSQQDAVAALSERLLIAAYKGQTENVVQLINKGAKVAVTKHGRTPLHLAANKGHLSVVQILLKAGCDLDVQDDGDQTALHRATVVGNTEVIAALIQEGCALDRQDKDGNTALHEASWHGFSQSAKLLVKAGANVLAKNKAGDTALHIAAALNHKKVVKILLEAGADGTIVNNAGRTPLETARYHNNPEVALLLTKAPQVLRFSRGRSLRKKRERLKEERRAQSVPRDEVAQSKGSVSAGDTHSSEQAAPRKEETREDVLSASPEPRAKDSRQRKSRPKVSAFSDPTPPADQQPGQQKNVHAHNHPKKRPRHRCSPPPPPHEFRAYQLYTLYRGKDGKVMQAPINGCRCEPLISKLENQLEATVEEIKAELVSVQDKMNVKLGHMENKTQHQMRVLDKLMVERLSAERTECLNRLQQHSDSEKHEGEKRQMSLVDELKTWCMLKIQNLELKLSGDSRASRTKSTPSTCESSTGVDQSVVTAGPVAASDSSPQVVRPKEKALSSTATHRLQQQELSSSDCMGSRLRNVKVQTASLPLKEAARCDPQAGPCVDRGTQTKKSGKSGQTRHRGQQPAVSTAGGQPPPPAAGGEQTAPHVRDTSQALELTQYFFEAVSTQMEKWYERKIEEARSQASQKAQQDKATLEEHIKSLEEELAKLRTKVQKEN
- the ANKRD6 gene encoding ankyrin repeat domain-containing protein 6 isoform X8, which gives rise to MTSSALEWDYYEFEPVETSSLEYGTPGANSLLLPANPVNTHWSTNAISDWSMSNHTAPTSEIVQDPVATGKGTKEEKNKKNQRRQARKNPRRSEREKEGDQTALHRATVVGNTEVIAALIQEGCALDRQDKDGNTALHEASWHGFSQSAKLLVKAGANVLAKNKGSVSAGDTHSSEQAAPRKEETREDVLSASPEPRAKDSRQRKSRPKVSAFSDPTPPADQQPGQQKNVHAHNHPKKRPRHRCSPPPPPHEFRAYQLYTLYRGKDGKVMQAPINGCRCEPLISKLENQLEATVEEIKAELVSVQDKMNVKLGHMENKTQHQMRVLDKLMVERLSAERTECLNRLQQHSDSEKHEGEKRQMSLVDELKTWCMLKIQNLELKLSGDSRASRTKSTPSTCESSTGVDQSVVTAGPVAASDSSPQVVRPKEKALSSTATHRLQQQELSSSDCMGSRLRNVKVQTASLPLKEAARCDPQAGPCVDRGTQTKKSGKSGQTRHRGQQPAVSTAGGQPPPPAAGGEQTAPHVRDTSQALELTQYFFEAVSTQMEKWYERKIEEARSQASQKAQQDKATLEEHIKSLEEELAKLRTKVQKEN
- the ANKRD6 gene encoding ankyrin repeat domain-containing protein 6 isoform X7, yielding MSQQDAVAALSERLLIAAYKGQTENVVQLINKGAKVAVTKHGRTPLHLAANKGHLSVVQILLKAGCDLDVQDDGDQTALHRATVVGNTEVIAALIQEGCALDRQDKDGNTALHEASWHGFSQSAKLLVKAGANVLAKNKAGDTALHIAAALNHKKVVKILLEAGADGTIVNNAGRTPLETARYHNNPEVALLLTKAPQGSVSAGDTHSSEQAAPRKEETREDVLSASPEPRAKDSRQRKSRPKVSAFSDPTPPADQQPGQQKNVHAHNHPKKRPRHRCSPPPPPHEFRAYQLYTLYRGKDGKVMQAPINGCRCEPLISKLENQLEATVEEIKAELVSVQDKMNVKLGHMENKTQHQMRVLDKLMVERLSAERTECLNRLQQHSDSEKHEGEKRQMSLVDELKTWCMLKIQNLELKLSGDSRASRTKSTPSTCESSTGVDQSVVTAGPVAASDSSPQVVRPKEKALSSTATHRLQQQELSSSDCMGSRLRNVKVQTASLPLKEAARCDPQAGPCVDRGTQTKKSGKSGQTRHRGQQPAVSTAGGQPPPPAAGGEQTAPHVRDTSQALELTQYFFEAVSTQMEKWYERKIEEARSQASQKAQQDKATLEEHIKSLEEELAKLRTKVQKEN
- the ANKRD6 gene encoding ankyrin repeat domain-containing protein 6 isoform X5, whose protein sequence is MTSSALEWDYYEFEPVETSSLEYGTPGANSLLLPANPVNTHWSTNAISDWSMSNHTAPTSEIVQDPVATGKGTKEEKNKKNQRRQARKNPRRSEREKEGDQTALHRATVVGNTEVIAALIQEGCALDRQDKDGNTALHEASWHGFSQSAKLLVKAGANVLAKNKAGDTALHIAAALNHKKVVKILLEAGADGTIVNNAGRTPLETARYHNNPEVALLLTKAPQVLRFSRGRSLRKKRERLKEERRAQSVPRDEVAQSKGSVSAGDTHSSEQAAPRKEETREDVLSASPEPRAKDSRQRKSRPKVSAFSDPTPPADQQPGQQKNVHAHNHPKKRPRHRCSPPPPPHEFRAYQLYTLYRGKDGKVMQAPINGCRCEPLISKLENQLEATVEEIKAELVSVQDKMNVKLGHMENKTQHQMRVLDKLMVERLSAERTECLNRLQQHSDSEKHEGEKRQMSLVDELKTWCMLKIQNLELKLSGDSRASRTKSTPSTCESSTGVDQSVVTAGPVAASDSSPQVVRPKEKALSSTATHRLQQQELSSSDCMGSRLRNVKVQTASLPLKEAARCDPQAGPCVDRGTQTKKSGKSGQTRHRGQQPAVSTAGGQPPPPAAGGEQTAPHVRDTSQALELTQYFFEAVSTQMEKWYERKIEEARSQASQKAQQDKATLEEHIKSLEEELAKLRTKVQKEN